A genomic region of bacterium contains the following coding sequences:
- a CDS encoding outer membrane lipoprotein-sorting protein, protein MVKRCVILLLAATGLVGVAGAEGLPDGDEIARRINARDDGSSAQRTLEMELIDKSGHSRKRSARLLRRWFGQEKRLALFYLSPATIKDTAFLVHDFPEPERDDAQWLYLPALRKVRRIAARDRGKNFLGTDMSYEDMKNETKVSAQDYRWTTLREEACGEARCVVVEAVPVDDETARAVGYGKVTYWVDPEIWIARRAEYIDAAGRPKKSAIVGEIRQVDGIWTAHHIEVETHKNGHRTVFRISEVDYATEIDPDLFTERALRRGVR, encoded by the coding sequence ATGGTGAAGCGATGCGTGATCCTGCTCCTGGCAGCCACCGGCCTCGTCGGCGTGGCCGGGGCGGAGGGGCTGCCGGACGGCGACGAAATCGCTCGGCGCATCAACGCGCGGGATGACGGCAGCTCGGCGCAGCGTACGCTCGAGATGGAGCTGATCGACAAGAGCGGTCACTCCCGAAAACGAAGTGCGCGCCTGTTGCGGCGGTGGTTCGGCCAGGAGAAACGCCTCGCCCTCTTCTACCTGAGCCCGGCCACGATCAAGGACACCGCATTTCTCGTCCACGACTTTCCGGAGCCGGAACGGGACGACGCCCAATGGCTCTACCTCCCCGCTCTGCGAAAAGTTCGACGCATTGCCGCCAGGGATCGAGGCAAGAATTTTCTCGGCACCGACATGAGCTATGAGGACATGAAGAACGAGACCAAGGTTTCCGCCCAGGACTACCGCTGGACGACCCTACGCGAAGAAGCCTGCGGCGAGGCCCGCTGCGTCGTCGTCGAGGCCGTTCCCGTAGACGACGAAACGGCGCGGGCAGTTGGCTACGGAAAAGTCACCTACTGGGTCGATCCCGAGATCTGGATCGCGCGACGCGCCGAGTACATCGACGCAGCGGGGCGCCCGAAGAAGAGCGCAATCGTCGGCGAGATCCGCCAGGTCGATGGGATCTGGACCGCCCACCACATCGAAGTGGAGACCCACAAGAACGGACACCGAACCGTGTTCCGAATCTCGGAGGTGGACTACGCCACCGAGATCGACCCGGATCTCTTCACGGAGCGAGCGTTGCGGCGCGGGGTTCGCTGA
- a CDS encoding phosphoenolpyruvate protein kinase, producing MSEWLQLASSRGVVRRALMYAVIVGVILISINHGDALLRGELDSTRWLKMGLTVLVPYMVSTLSSVSALRGS from the coding sequence GTGAGCGAGTGGTTGCAGCTGGCGAGTTCGCGGGGCGTGGTGCGGCGTGCGTTGATGTACGCAGTGATCGTTGGGGTGATCTTGATTTCCATCAACCACGGCGATGCGCTGCTACGGGGAGAGCTGGATTCCACGCGATGGCTGAAGATGGGGCTTACCGTGCTCGTTCCCTACATGGTTTCGACGCTATCGAGTGTCTCCGCGCTCCGCGGCTCGTAG
- a CDS encoding SH3 domain-containing protein: protein MVFRHRCIALANGLFLVASIAHAQIEGAGVDGARRSAADRSLSDGLRIQVLSCDPYAGQRDLRVARVRIRTGEEPAELTDLQCGAFEPGTNRALFMNSVDGLGRLPAGAERIAQVIFPASPRHRECRCVIDSTVTLRERRSSRGPEWWDEETWEPPPRLHTEPEHWPPQDRRPETDFLREEIVLRPATELHHGPDGDTEVLERLTAQERVEVVSIERGWKRVRRRGGSEGWIRSDTSTPDLEAPARVGARLDELALTLLPDGTAPAALTTSCPISAADALPELVFALVPATHTVYVTNLWYALDDFQREAFHAWVHGCHEISRIVELATGAELRNATSGDGVYN from the coding sequence ATGGTCTTTCGACATCGATGCATTGCCTTGGCGAACGGCCTCTTCCTGGTCGCCTCGATCGCGCATGCCCAGATCGAGGGTGCCGGGGTCGACGGCGCCAGACGTAGTGCGGCCGATCGGTCCCTTTCCGATGGACTGCGAATCCAGGTGCTCTCCTGTGACCCCTACGCAGGCCAGCGCGACCTCCGCGTCGCACGCGTGCGGATCCGCACCGGCGAGGAGCCGGCCGAGCTGACGGATCTCCAGTGTGGTGCCTTCGAGCCCGGCACGAATCGCGCGCTCTTCATGAATTCGGTGGACGGGTTGGGCAGGCTTCCCGCGGGTGCAGAGCGAATCGCCCAGGTGATCTTCCCAGCGTCGCCGAGACATCGCGAGTGTCGTTGTGTGATCGACTCGACCGTCACCTTGCGGGAGCGGCGTAGCTCCCGAGGCCCCGAGTGGTGGGACGAAGAAACCTGGGAGCCGCCGCCCCGCTTGCATACAGAGCCGGAACACTGGCCTCCGCAGGACCGGAGGCCGGAGACGGACTTCTTGCGGGAGGAGATCGTGCTCCGCCCCGCCACCGAGTTGCACCATGGGCCGGATGGCGACACGGAGGTCCTCGAACGGCTCACCGCCCAGGAGCGAGTGGAGGTCGTCTCGATCGAACGCGGCTGGAAGCGGGTTCGCCGACGCGGCGGCTCCGAGGGCTGGATCCGGTCGGATACTTCGACACCTGACCTCGAAGCCCCCGCGAGGGTCGGTGCCCGCCTGGACGAGCTGGCCCTGACCCTGCTTCCCGATGGAACCGCTCCGGCTGCCCTGACCACCTCGTGCCCGATCTCCGCAGCCGACGCCCTGCCGGAGCTGGTCTTCGCCCTGGTCCCTGCCACGCATACCGTCTACGTCACGAACCTCTGGTACGCCCTCGACGATTTCCAACGCGAAGCCTTCCACGCCTGGGTCCACGGCTGCCACGAGATCTCCCGCATCGTCGAACTGGCAACCGGCGCCGAATTGAGAAACGCAACCAGCGGGGACGGGGTTTACAATTGA